One window of Catonella massiliensis genomic DNA carries:
- the rlmD gene encoding 23S rRNA (uracil(1939)-C(5))-methyltransferase RlmD, producing the protein MFEKNEILELQIEAIGSEGEGIAHANGYTLFVKDTVPGDRIEARVVKAGKNYGYARCERIIEPSTDRIEPVCPISKRCGGCQFQHLSYEAELKFKQKKVFNCIKRIGGFSDEAIPMLPIIGCEEIMHYRNKAQFPVGVNKVGETVTGFYAERSHEIVDTTKCYIQFEENELILDTLMAFMKKYKISAYEEKINPKTKKPEKAKGLVRHIMTRKGFATGEIGICVVINGDVLPKDDEFTAIVLKAFEGRSDVRISSICVNVNKKVTNVIFGDELKCIYGEPYIVDMIEDVKFKISPFSFYQVNPAQTMKLYGKALEFADLTGEEVVWDLYCGIGTISLFLAKKAKEVYGVEIVEAAVVNARENAKLNGMENVHFTVGKAEDEAKKLPKPDVIVVDPPRKGCDEKLLETIMNYKPERVVYVSCDPATLARDLKVLCGDGGYRLDKVQAVDQFSRGVHVESVVRLSIEY; encoded by the coding sequence ATGTTTGAAAAAAATGAAATTTTAGAACTTCAGATTGAGGCAATAGGAAGTGAGGGAGAGGGTATAGCGCATGCAAATGGTTATACCCTCTTTGTGAAGGATACAGTTCCGGGGGATAGGATAGAGGCTAGGGTGGTAAAGGCAGGAAAAAACTATGGATATGCCAGATGCGAGCGTATTATAGAGCCGTCAACAGATAGGATAGAGCCTGTCTGTCCCATTTCAAAGAGATGCGGAGGCTGTCAGTTCCAGCACCTTTCGTACGAGGCAGAGCTTAAGTTCAAGCAGAAGAAAGTGTTTAACTGCATAAAGAGAATAGGTGGTTTTAGCGATGAGGCTATACCTATGCTCCCTATAATTGGCTGTGAAGAGATTATGCATTATAGGAATAAGGCGCAGTTTCCTGTTGGTGTGAATAAAGTGGGCGAGACAGTTACGGGCTTTTACGCTGAGAGGAGCCACGAGATAGTGGATACGACCAAATGCTACATTCAGTTTGAGGAGAATGAGCTTATTTTGGATACCCTTATGGCATTTATGAAGAAGTATAAAATATCTGCCTACGAGGAAAAAATAAATCCAAAGACGAAAAAACCTGAAAAAGCCAAGGGGTTAGTCCGACATATAATGACCAGAAAGGGCTTTGCAACCGGTGAAATAGGCATCTGTGTGGTTATCAACGGGGATGTACTGCCAAAGGATGATGAGTTTACAGCTATAGTGCTTAAGGCATTTGAGGGCAGGAGTGATGTAAGGATAAGTAGCATTTGCGTAAATGTAAATAAGAAGGTTACCAATGTGATATTTGGGGATGAGCTTAAATGCATCTACGGAGAGCCTTACATAGTGGATATGATAGAGGATGTTAAGTTTAAGATATCTCCATTTTCATTCTATCAGGTAAACCCTGCCCAGACTATGAAACTTTACGGTAAGGCTTTGGAGTTTGCAGATCTTACGGGAGAAGAAGTGGTTTGGGATCTCTACTGTGGCATCGGTACCATAAGTCTGTTTTTAGCTAAGAAGGCTAAGGAAGTCTACGGGGTGGAGATAGTAGAGGCAGCAGTGGTAAATGCTAGGGAAAATGCTAAATTAAATGGAATGGAGAATGTGCATTTCACAGTAGGAAAAGCTGAGGATGAGGCTAAAAAACTCCCAAAGCCTGATGTAATAGTAGTAGACCCGCCAAGAAAGGGTTGCGATGAAAAGCTCCTTGAGACGATAATGAATTATAAGCCGGAAAGAGTAGTATATGTATCCTGCGACCCGGCTACACTTGCGAGGGACTTGAAGGTGCTATGTGGAGATGGGGGGTATAGACTGGATAAGGTGCAGGCAGTGGATCAGTTTTCTAGGGGGGTGCATGTGGAGAGTGTGGTGAGGCTAAGTATAGAATATTAG
- a CDS encoding DNA cytosine methyltransferase: MNDNGLSYIDLFAGAGGLSEGFIQSGYRPIAHVEMNEYAAKTLETRIAYYYLKENGNLKSYYQYERNEISREQLLELIPRSELKTVINKEMSKSTIKEIFQSINKIIDEKKIGKVDVIVGGPPCQAYSLVGRAQSSHMIVPMEEDTRNELYKMYVQFLNKYKPKMFVFENVAGIKTARGGQAFKNLQKYMRRVGYEIDYKELNANDFGVLQNRKRVIIIGWLKEMKYEYPKFEIIHSDAKVWDLLDDLPPLYPGESANNYIISDMRRLKKYVKDNKIRTKSDVLTSHVARPHTKQDIEIYKKTINLWFENARHERLKYNNLPDKLKTHKNRTSFVDRFKVVEGDLNYCHTILAHLSKDGHYFIHPDIKQHRSITVREAARIQSFPDSYFFEGPRTSQFVQVGNAVPPMMAKIIADKIKEQLGQ; this comes from the coding sequence ATGAATGATAATGGCTTAAGTTATATCGACCTCTTTGCTGGTGCAGGGGGATTGTCAGAAGGTTTCATTCAAAGTGGTTATAGACCAATTGCACATGTGGAAATGAATGAGTATGCAGCAAAAACATTAGAAACAAGAATTGCCTATTATTATCTTAAAGAAAATGGCAACTTAAAAAGCTATTATCAATATGAGAGGAATGAAATATCGCGTGAGCAGTTATTAGAGTTAATTCCTAGAAGTGAATTGAAGACTGTCATTAACAAGGAAATGTCAAAGTCAACTATTAAGGAGATTTTTCAGTCAATAAATAAAATTATTGATGAGAAAAAAATTGGTAAAGTAGATGTAATTGTTGGAGGCCCTCCATGCCAAGCATATTCATTAGTGGGTAGGGCACAGAGTAGTCACATGATAGTGCCTATGGAAGAGGATACTCGAAATGAGCTATACAAGATGTATGTCCAATTTTTAAACAAATACAAGCCTAAAATGTTTGTATTTGAAAATGTTGCGGGTATTAAAACTGCGCGTGGTGGACAAGCTTTTAAGAATCTTCAAAAGTATATGCGTAGGGTAGGATATGAGATAGATTATAAAGAACTTAATGCAAATGATTTTGGAGTTTTACAGAACAGAAAAAGAGTAATTATAATTGGCTGGTTAAAAGAAATGAAATATGAGTATCCCAAATTTGAAATTATTCATAGCGATGCCAAGGTGTGGGATTTGTTGGATGATTTGCCACCATTATATCCGGGGGAATCAGCGAATAATTATATAATATCAGATATGCGTAGATTAAAAAAATATGTTAAGGATAATAAGATTAGAACCAAGTCAGATGTTCTGACTAGTCATGTTGCAAGACCGCATACAAAACAAGATATAGAGATATATAAGAAAACAATTAATTTGTGGTTTGAAAATGCAAGACATGAGAGACTTAAATATAATAATCTACCAGATAAGCTGAAAACCCATAAAAATAGAACATCTTTTGTAGATAGATTTAAGGTTGTAGAAGGCGACTTGAACTATTGCCATACTATATTAGCTCATTTATCAAAAGATGGACATTACTTCATACACCCGGACATTAAGCAACATAGATCTATAACTGTAAGAGAAGCAGCAAGAATACAATCATTTCCAGATAGCTATTTTTTTGAGGGGCCGAGAACTTCTCAATTTGTTCAGGTTGGAAACGCAGTACCTCCAATGATGGCAAAAATAATAGCAGATAAGATAAAAGAACAGCTAGGACAATAA
- the drmD gene encoding DISARM system SNF2-like helicase DrmD, producing MGIVETTYSELKQQELNNNPYSCLHMADIDINPHQIEAFTFALSSLELGGAILADEVGLGKTIEAGLVIKYLLCSGKNKIILVMPSNLRKQWQVELEEKFDIESLIVDSSNWDDYLIKVNDKQVVVIVSYHFASKRKAELTKIPWDFCVFDEAHRLRNVHKNGSKMASVLYELTKGIPKILLTATPMQNTLLDIYGLVQYIDDKIFYNKSVFSERYLRGEDYSDLKACLEPVVQRTLRKEVAEYIQFSERKEMTIDFELSPMEIELYVMINNYLKKEILYALPNSHRTLITSVIRKLLASSSMAVAETFKVLKGRLEILKETTRTESADESIDFFLSFFDDEEIETVDDSEQDELYTREKVNEFIQHEIDEVIDIINKAEGIKRNAKMTALKLAVKKAFAFQEEADIQQRIVVFTESIRTQQYMYEELSHDGYKGRILKFNGSTNDPTTKQIYKAWKARNYGKYVGSRNVELKNAIVEAFRDEYKILLVTDSGSEGLNLQFCNTIINYDLPWNPQKIEQRIGRCHRYGQKNDVVVINLLNTQNIADKRVYEILSEKFELFQGVFGASDKAIGLLEGGADFEKRVTLIYQECKTVADFTKQFKALEKELEKKRNKKMDELKSIFTYKTEEQHKSHFGAIMQEIAEYSSQCEYWNNRCKKGEATYPKYYEVNMDLEIPGIQHGYLILGGSYVGELLEEAVFEIIDSTGRIYGVTDKLARALCEKLQEQYLEENTPNNREILSYIDKVDEFMQQKHAESKRTVVTTNKKKMDNWLQLRKEEYLLQAKDTSELDEIKEKYAAESDFRLKIALKKQIENIEIQKQKMIEAFHDKMSLLEDEAVNMQKEFEESILVKPQLITKIVIKF from the coding sequence ATGGGAATTGTTGAAACAACATATTCAGAGTTAAAGCAGCAAGAATTAAATAATAATCCTTATAGTTGCTTACACATGGCAGATATTGATATTAATCCACACCAGATTGAGGCATTCACATTTGCGCTATCTTCTCTGGAACTTGGTGGTGCTATTCTAGCTGATGAAGTAGGTCTTGGTAAAACCATTGAAGCAGGGCTGGTTATTAAGTATCTATTGTGTAGTGGCAAAAATAAGATAATACTTGTTATGCCATCAAACTTGCGTAAGCAATGGCAGGTTGAATTAGAAGAAAAATTTGATATTGAGTCATTAATTGTGGATAGTTCCAACTGGGATGATTATTTGATTAAAGTTAATGACAAACAGGTGGTTGTTATTGTTTCATATCATTTTGCATCTAAGAGAAAAGCAGAATTAACAAAAATACCTTGGGATTTTTGTGTATTTGATGAAGCTCATAGACTTAGAAATGTTCATAAAAATGGCTCTAAAATGGCTAGTGTATTATATGAATTAACAAAAGGAATCCCTAAGATTTTATTAACTGCAACACCAATGCAAAATACCTTGCTTGATATATATGGACTTGTTCAATATATCGATGACAAGATTTTCTATAACAAGTCAGTATTTTCAGAAAGGTATTTGCGTGGAGAAGATTATAGTGACTTGAAGGCTTGTTTAGAACCTGTTGTTCAAAGAACTCTAAGAAAAGAAGTAGCAGAATACATTCAATTTTCTGAGCGTAAAGAGATGACGATTGACTTTGAATTATCGCCAATGGAGATAGAGCTTTATGTGATGATTAATAATTATCTGAAAAAGGAAATCTTATATGCTTTGCCCAACTCTCACAGAACACTTATTACTTCTGTTATTAGAAAATTACTTGCATCCTCAAGTATGGCAGTTGCAGAGACGTTTAAGGTGTTAAAAGGAAGACTTGAAATTTTAAAGGAGACAACTAGAACTGAATCAGCAGATGAGAGTATTGATTTCTTTCTGAGCTTCTTTGACGATGAAGAAATAGAAACAGTTGATGATAGTGAGCAGGATGAATTATATACTAGAGAAAAGGTAAATGAATTTATTCAGCATGAAATAGATGAAGTAATAGATATTATTAATAAAGCTGAAGGTATAAAAAGGAATGCGAAGATGACAGCCTTAAAACTTGCGGTGAAAAAGGCATTTGCGTTCCAAGAAGAGGCTGATATACAGCAAAGAATTGTTGTATTTACAGAATCTATTAGAACGCAGCAGTATATGTACGAAGAGTTATCTCATGACGGATATAAAGGGCGGATACTTAAATTTAATGGTAGTACAAATGACCCTACTACGAAACAGATTTATAAGGCATGGAAAGCTAGAAATTATGGTAAGTATGTGGGCAGTAGAAATGTTGAATTGAAGAATGCAATAGTAGAAGCATTTAGGGATGAATACAAGATATTGCTTGTAACTGATTCTGGTTCCGAAGGATTAAATCTACAGTTTTGCAACACTATTATAAATTATGACTTGCCTTGGAATCCGCAAAAGATTGAACAGCGAATAGGCCGATGTCATCGTTACGGTCAAAAGAATGATGTTGTAGTTATCAATCTACTAAATACACAGAATATAGCAGACAAGAGAGTATATGAAATTCTTTCAGAAAAATTTGAACTATTTCAAGGTGTATTTGGTGCATCGGATAAGGCTATTGGATTGTTAGAAGGTGGAGCAGATTTTGAAAAAAGAGTAACACTCATTTATCAGGAATGTAAAACGGTAGCTGATTTTACAAAGCAATTCAAAGCTTTAGAAAAGGAATTAGAGAAGAAAAGAAACAAGAAGATGGATGAGCTGAAATCCATATTTACATATAAGACAGAAGAACAGCATAAATCTCATTTTGGCGCTATAATGCAAGAAATTGCAGAATATAGTTCACAGTGCGAATACTGGAATAATAGATGCAAAAAGGGAGAAGCAACATATCCAAAGTATTACGAAGTTAATATGGATTTGGAGATCCCGGGGATTCAACATGGCTATTTGATATTAGGCGGTTCATATGTTGGAGAATTGCTCGAAGAGGCTGTATTTGAAATTATTGATTCGACTGGAAGAATATATGGTGTTACGGATAAATTGGCTAGAGCTCTTTGTGAGAAATTGCAGGAGCAGTATCTGGAAGAGAATACACCAAACAATCGAGAAATTCTTTCATATATTGATAAAGTAGATGAATTTATGCAGCAGAAGCACGCAGAGTCTAAAAGGACAGTTGTAACCACGAATAAGAAAAAGATGGATAATTGGCTACAGCTAAGAAAAGAAGAATATTTACTTCAAGCTAAAGATACATCAGAATTAGATGAAATTAAAGAAAAATATGCAGCTGAAAGTGATTTTAGGCTGAAGATTGCACTAAAGAAACAAATAGAGAATATAGAAATACAGAAACAAAAAATGATAGAGGCATTTCATGATAAAATGTCATTATTGGAAGATGAGGCTGTAAATATGCAGAAGGAATTTGAAGAAAGCATATTGGTAAAGCCACAACTTATAACAAAGATAGTGATTAAGTTTTAG
- a CDS encoding site-specific DNA-methyltransferase: MEKKGKLELTWTDKYKNSRLEPRILIEVEDNSTGNSSNGNMLIHGDNLLALKALELQFAGNVKCIYIDPPYNTGTAFEYYDDGVEHSKWLSMMNERLKCLKTLLREDGTIFIQIDDNEQAYLRVLCDEIFGRKNFLNMISVNTKVSAGASGGGEDKKLKKNIEYILIYCKNMDSFPGFKPIYKKTELMKYIENMKEDGKSYKYTSILYRCEDFEYYKTIKDGAGDDIKIFKVNDYEVKSVKQVAQLEGITEAEVYSKYYKKIMTTTNAQTSIRTRIWDATDSENNMYRAVYIPKTGKNKGKETELLLMGKQKVLVIWLKDTAELIKGKIYKKERIGTYWDGFSWINVTKEGLVLFPNGKKPEGLLKQILEMASDEGDLVLDSFLGSGTTVATAHKMGRRWIGIEMGEQAYTHCKVRLDNVINGEQGGISKEVNWQGGGGYKFYELAEPLLVKNTALPVYQINPSYTWDMVCEAICKIEGFTYEPSGEFQGHPSENRFIHVTEEFVNTKYVMSVMKSLGEKQSLLIYCKKNQADMILPENVEVKRIPKDLLDKCKFESEVQE; this comes from the coding sequence ATGGAGAAGAAGGGAAAGTTAGAGCTGACTTGGACAGACAAGTACAAAAATTCAAGATTGGAACCAAGGATTTTGATAGAAGTTGAAGATAATTCAACTGGAAATAGCAGTAATGGAAATATGTTAATTCATGGCGACAATTTACTGGCATTGAAAGCGCTTGAGCTACAATTTGCTGGAAATGTTAAGTGCATATACATTGATCCTCCATATAACACTGGTACTGCATTTGAGTATTATGATGATGGAGTAGAACACTCTAAATGGCTAAGTATGATGAATGAAAGATTAAAGTGTTTGAAAACTCTCCTGAGAGAAGATGGTACTATTTTTATTCAGATTGATGATAATGAACAGGCATATTTGAGAGTACTATGCGATGAAATATTTGGACGCAAGAATTTTTTGAACATGATTTCAGTAAACACAAAAGTTAGCGCTGGGGCATCCGGCGGTGGTGAAGATAAGAAATTAAAAAAGAATATAGAATATATCTTGATATATTGTAAGAATATGGATTCTTTTCCTGGCTTTAAGCCAATTTATAAAAAAACTGAGTTGATGAAATATATTGAAAATATGAAAGAAGATGGGAAAAGTTATAAGTATACATCAATCTTATATCGTTGTGAAGACTTTGAATATTATAAAACTATTAAAGATGGAGCTGGTGATGATATAAAAATTTTTAAGGTAAATGATTATGAAGTAAAAAGTGTTAAACAGGTAGCTCAATTAGAAGGCATTACTGAAGCAGAAGTATATAGCAAATATTATAAAAAAATAATGACAACAACAAACGCACAAACATCAATAAGAACAAGAATTTGGGATGCGACAGATAGTGAAAATAATATGTATAGAGCAGTTTATATTCCAAAAACTGGTAAAAATAAAGGTAAAGAAACAGAGTTATTATTGATGGGAAAACAGAAAGTTTTAGTTATTTGGTTAAAAGATACAGCTGAATTGATAAAAGGCAAAATATATAAAAAAGAGAGGATAGGAACATATTGGGATGGATTTAGTTGGATTAATGTTACAAAAGAAGGTTTGGTTTTATTTCCAAATGGCAAAAAACCAGAAGGTCTTTTAAAACAAATCTTGGAAATGGCATCTGATGAGGGTGATCTGGTTCTGGATAGTTTTTTGGGATCTGGCACAACAGTTGCAACAGCACATAAAATGGGGCGCAGATGGATAGGAATAGAGATGGGAGAACAAGCATACACTCATTGTAAGGTGAGACTTGATAATGTAATTAACGGTGAACAAGGTGGAATTTCAAAAGAAGTAAACTGGCAAGGTGGTGGAGGATACAAGTTTTACGAACTTGCTGAACCACTCCTTGTAAAAAACACTGCACTTCCAGTTTATCAGATAAATCCATCTTATACATGGGATATGGTATGTGAAGCTATTTGTAAGATTGAGGGGTTTACTTATGAGCCATCTGGTGAATTCCAAGGTCATCCGTCAGAAAATAGATTTATACATGTTACAGAAGAATTCGTGAATACAAAATATGTGATGTCGGTTATGAAGAGTTTAGGTGAGAAGCAGAGTTTGCTTATTTATTGCAAGAAGAATCAGGCAGATATGATACTTCCTGAAAATGTTGAAGTGAAGAGGATTCCGAAGGATTTATTGGATAAGTGTAAATTTGAAAGTGAGGTGCAGGAATAA
- a CDS encoding DEAD/DEAH box helicase: MSSVDKIKWAMSLRDPQYEALKYFDAISSKIEYRTSSKIDAEKIASENCQEPHTIAVDKEFDFPSFCFDMTTGIGKSRLMGACIYYLYKTKGYKHFFILAPGNTIYDKMRRESVPGHPKYMFKGLEAEMGRPKVYDGENYLSYPVKYVQQELVVEKTSEIQIFIFNISKIFTRGDLEFKFHKFNENLGGSFAEVLRSFDDLVICMDEAHRYYAPASKVAINYLNPVLGLEFTATPKSTNKNIIYHYGLEEGAGKFLKIPVVMGRTNTAGYSDDDIEEMKLKDGIKLHERRKSIVYKYCIENNLEQVKPIVLVACKDTTHAKKIKEKIDSDSFFGGRYVGKVIEIDSSTSGAETEENIQKLLTIEKNINPIEIVLHVYKLKEGWDVNNLFTIIPLNAAKSDILALQTIGRGLRLPFGEITGIEELDTLDIVAHDHYREIIDDIRNNPVFKKRNLDEEDIPDTKMVKVEPVVENRQISLFDEALRESNVKSYQDLNNEQSVESVFAAYQKAFVKNNIIKKSEDNSGQMSIFDSLYNENKSVEICGNTSPKSETSQISNPSDRAEKSLILQWDDNVRQVDLQKSSGGKNVLPYAKQEFIKKVEELKRVAISVPKIGISYSSTITFKPFSVKRNIIDFDVAVSRIERYDTINGKLLQVLDADALIVDNPENMLAVSLLESIPEFSSDDAEFIIDVVKRYLALIGGTDEEKKKIVRRYATVMVEDLKKQIYASKEENTEFVFNVQQALIVFGTFVKNMKENGRLNFKKEVPDKKNIKQYLFEGFKKSYYAENAFDSDDERRLSVVLEEDSEVIRYIKPPLNQLGLFYKAAKQYNPDFLVETTNKKYMIEVKAVNQTDNEEVQEKARAAIKWCECASQVDADGKTWEYRLVPGDKIVVGNTFKYVIGMAVPVVKD, encoded by the coding sequence ATGAGTTCAGTGGATAAAATCAAATGGGCTATGAGCCTGCGCGACCCTCAATATGAGGCATTAAAATATTTTGATGCAATCAGCTCAAAGATTGAGTATAGAACTAGCTCTAAAATAGATGCTGAAAAAATAGCATCAGAGAATTGCCAAGAACCACATACTATAGCAGTAGATAAGGAATTTGATTTTCCGTCATTCTGTTTTGATATGACAACCGGTATTGGTAAATCTCGATTGATGGGTGCCTGTATTTATTATTTGTATAAAACCAAGGGATATAAGCATTTCTTCATCTTGGCTCCTGGAAATACTATCTATGACAAAATGCGTAGAGAGTCAGTGCCAGGGCATCCAAAGTACATGTTTAAAGGTCTTGAAGCAGAAATGGGAAGACCTAAGGTATATGATGGAGAGAACTATTTGTCATATCCTGTAAAGTATGTGCAGCAGGAATTAGTAGTAGAGAAAACATCAGAAATACAGATTTTCATTTTTAATATTTCGAAGATTTTTACTCGTGGTGATTTGGAATTTAAGTTTCATAAGTTCAATGAGAACTTGGGAGGCTCATTTGCTGAAGTACTCCGTTCTTTTGATGATTTGGTTATATGCATGGATGAGGCACATAGATATTATGCACCTGCATCAAAAGTGGCTATTAATTACTTAAATCCAGTACTTGGATTAGAGTTTACGGCTACACCTAAGAGTACAAATAAAAATATTATTTATCACTATGGTCTTGAAGAGGGTGCGGGTAAGTTTTTGAAAATCCCTGTTGTAATGGGAAGAACCAATACAGCGGGATATTCAGATGATGATATTGAAGAAATGAAACTTAAAGATGGAATTAAGCTTCATGAACGAAGAAAGTCCATCGTGTATAAATACTGTATTGAAAATAATCTGGAACAGGTAAAACCAATTGTATTGGTTGCTTGTAAAGATACAACACATGCGAAAAAGATAAAGGAAAAGATAGATTCAGATTCTTTTTTTGGGGGAAGATATGTAGGTAAGGTAATAGAAATTGATTCTAGTACCAGTGGTGCTGAGACAGAGGAAAATATTCAGAAATTACTTACTATTGAGAAGAATATCAATCCAATCGAGATTGTGTTGCATGTATATAAACTTAAAGAAGGATGGGATGTAAATAACTTATTTACTATTATTCCACTTAATGCAGCGAAGAGTGACATCTTAGCGCTTCAAACAATTGGTAGAGGATTAAGGCTTCCTTTTGGTGAAATAACAGGAATAGAAGAACTCGATACTTTGGATATTGTTGCACATGATCATTATCGAGAAATTATAGATGATATTAGGAATAATCCTGTATTTAAGAAAAGAAATCTTGATGAGGAAGATATACCAGATACTAAAATGGTTAAGGTAGAACCTGTTGTTGAGAATCGACAGATTTCATTGTTTGATGAAGCCTTGCGAGAAAGTAATGTAAAGTCATATCAGGACTTGAATAACGAACAATCAGTTGAAAGTGTATTTGCTGCGTATCAAAAGGCTTTTGTGAAGAATAATATTATAAAGAAATCTGAGGATAACAGTGGACAGATGTCTATTTTTGATTCACTTTATAACGAAAACAAAAGTGTAGAAATCTGCGGTAATACCAGCCCCAAGTCAGAGACTTCTCAAATAAGTAATCCTTCTGATAGAGCTGAGAAGTCATTAATTTTACAATGGGATGATAATGTAAGACAGGTTGATTTACAGAAATCATCTGGCGGGAAGAATGTATTGCCATATGCGAAGCAGGAATTTATTAAAAAAGTTGAGGAATTAAAGCGAGTGGCTATTTCAGTTCCTAAGATAGGAATTAGTTATAGTTCCACAATCACATTTAAGCCTTTTTCAGTTAAAAGAAATATTATTGACTTTGATGTAGCTGTGTCAAGGATTGAAAGATACGACACTATAAATGGAAAACTGTTACAAGTATTGGATGCAGATGCACTTATTGTTGATAATCCTGAGAACATGCTTGCAGTTTCATTGTTGGAGAGCATTCCTGAATTTAGCTCAGATGATGCAGAATTTATCATTGATGTTGTAAAAAGGTATTTAGCACTGATTGGTGGAACAGATGAAGAGAAAAAGAAAATAGTACGCAGATATGCAACTGTGATGGTTGAGGATTTAAAAAAACAAATATATGCATCCAAGGAAGAGAACACTGAGTTTGTGTTTAATGTCCAGCAAGCTCTCATCGTATTTGGAACCTTTGTAAAGAATATGAAGGAAAATGGACGCTTGAATTTTAAGAAGGAAGTACCTGACAAAAAAAATATTAAGCAGTATTTGTTCGAAGGCTTTAAGAAATCATACTATGCTGAAAATGCGTTTGATAGTGATGATGAACGAAGATTATCGGTCGTACTAGAAGAGGATTCTGAAGTAATTAGATACATTAAGCCGCCATTAAATCAACTTGGATTATTTTATAAGGCCGCAAAGCAGTATAATCCAGATTTTTTGGTGGAGACTACTAATAAAAAATATATGATTGAAGTTAAGGCTGTCAATCAAACTGATAACGAAGAGGTTCAAGAAAAAGCAAGAGCTGCAATTAAGTGGTGCGAATGTGCATCACAGGTAGATGCTGACGGAAAAACTTGGGAGTATCGTTTGGTGCCTGGAGACAAAATTGTGGTTGGTAATACATTCAAGTATGTGATAGGTATGGCTGTTCCTGTTGTTAAAGATTAA